One genomic segment of Burkholderiaceae bacterium includes these proteins:
- a CDS encoding aromatic ring-hydroxylating dioxygenase subunit alpha: MSDLSLQHQQAATQLPVHSYFDPALFEREKRLLFDGGPRYVGHALAVPNPGDYSTLAQEQNGRALVRNAQGQVELISNCCRHRQAIMLGGRGNLQGQGKGHAGGNIVCPIHRWTYAPGGQLLGAPHFAHDPGLDLSNYALREWNGLLFEDNGRDIAQDLAGMKVAGELSFEGYALDHVELHECNYNWKTFIEVYLEDYHVGPFHPGLGNFVTCDDLSWQFGRDYSVQTVGVAPTFGRPGSDAYKLWHEVLLRYQGGELPTRGAIWLTYYPHIMVEWYPHVLTVSTLHPIGPEKTLNMVEFFYPEEIACFEREFVEAQRAAYMETAVEDDEIGERMDAGRRALMLRGDNEVGPYQSPMEDGMQHFHEWYRRAMGLAVTT, encoded by the coding sequence ATGTCTGATTTAAGTCTTCAACACCAGCAGGCGGCAACTCAACTTCCCGTCCACTCCTATTTCGATCCGGCGCTGTTCGAGCGTGAAAAGAGGCTGCTCTTCGATGGCGGCCCCCGCTACGTCGGGCATGCCCTGGCGGTGCCCAACCCGGGCGACTACAGCACGCTGGCGCAAGAGCAAAACGGCCGCGCGCTGGTGCGCAACGCCCAGGGCCAGGTGGAGCTGATCTCCAACTGCTGCCGCCACCGCCAGGCCATCATGCTGGGCGGGCGCGGCAACCTGCAGGGCCAGGGCAAGGGCCACGCGGGCGGCAACATCGTGTGCCCCATCCACCGCTGGACCTACGCGCCCGGCGGCCAGCTGCTGGGCGCGCCGCACTTCGCGCACGACCCGGGGCTCGATCTGAGCAACTACGCGCTGCGCGAATGGAACGGCCTGCTGTTCGAGGACAACGGCCGCGACATCGCCCAGGACCTGGCCGGCATGAAGGTGGCCGGCGAGCTCTCGTTCGAGGGCTACGCGCTGGACCACGTCGAGCTGCACGAGTGCAACTACAACTGGAAGACCTTCATCGAGGTCTACCTGGAGGACTACCACGTCGGGCCCTTCCACCCCGGCCTGGGCAACTTCGTCACCTGCGACGACCTGAGCTGGCAGTTCGGCCGCGACTACTCGGTGCAGACCGTGGGCGTCGCGCCCACCTTCGGCCGGCCCGGCAGCGACGCCTACAAGCTGTGGCACGAGGTTCTGCTGCGCTACCAGGGCGGCGAGCTGCCCACGCGCGGCGCCATCTGGCTGACCTACTACCCGCACATCATGGTCGAGTGGTATCCGCACGTGCTGACGGTCTCCACGCTGCACCCCATCGGCCCCGAGAAGACGCTGAACATGGTCGAGTTCTTCTACCCCGAGGAGATCGCCTGCTTCGAGCGCGAGTTCGTCGAGGCGCAGCGCGCCGCCTACATGGAGACCGCGGTGGAAGACGACGAGATCGGCGAGCGCATGGACGCCGGCCGGCGCGCCCTGATGCTGCGCGGCGACAACGAGGTGGGCCCCTACCAAAGTCCGATGGAAGACGGCATGCAGCACTTCCACGAGTGGTACCGGCGCGCCATGGGCCTTGCGGTCACCACCTGA
- a CDS encoding AlpA family phage regulatory protein — protein sequence MSHHHKSASVKATTIKSAPIDATFRPSFFDALPDGAFIREAQLVQSPRRPDNLAPLPFSAPTLWRKVKAGTFPKPVKLSQRVTAWKVGEVRAWIAAQS from the coding sequence ATGTCACATCACCACAAAAGCGCATCGGTCAAGGCGACCACCATCAAGTCTGCGCCGATCGATGCAACATTTCGGCCTTCGTTTTTCGATGCGCTGCCGGACGGTGCCTTCATCCGCGAAGCGCAATTGGTGCAGAGCCCCAGACGCCCGGACAACCTGGCCCCCTTGCCCTTCAGCGCACCCACGCTGTGGCGCAAGGTGAAGGCAGGCACCTTCCCAAAACCCGTCAAGTTGTCCCAGCGCGTGACCGCGTGGAAGGTGGGCGAGGTGCGGGCGTGGATTGCAGCGCAATCGTGA
- a CDS encoding BrnA antitoxin family protein, whose amino-acid sequence MNRKQVAKAVRAVPADRHFEWDGQDESERPLKPGEMRAGMAAARKRGRPAGSGSKEQVAIRIDHEVLAAFRAAGPGWQTRMNDALKDWLRTHNPA is encoded by the coding sequence ATGAACCGCAAGCAGGTGGCCAAGGCGGTGCGCGCCGTGCCGGCCGACAGGCACTTCGAGTGGGACGGCCAGGACGAGAGCGAGCGCCCGCTCAAGCCGGGCGAAATGCGCGCCGGCATGGCCGCCGCCAGAAAGCGCGGTCGCCCCGCCGGCAGCGGCAGCAAGGAGCAGGTGGCCATTCGCATCGACCACGAGGTGCTGGCGGCCTTTCGCGCCGCCGGGCCGGGCTGGCAGACGCGCATGAACGACGCGCTCAAGGACTGGCTGCGCACGCACAACCCGGCTTGA
- a CDS encoding NUDIX hydrolase — protein MSSPQRNSEIPAGPIHPMPLVRLDLIVFRVEADRLQVLLAKRQQAPFVGKLGLPGGVLRIDLDASLEAAAQRVAQERLGTTLPHVRQVVAVGGAQRDPRAPWAMTVVYRAVLSDELPVQPGKRVQELLWVDAHQASRDESLAFDHDQLVGQAIAGLRAELLALQFAPGLMPEEFTLPQLQARCEAVLGAPLNKVTFRRRVEEAGALKQVPGKMIGGAHRPAQVWRIA, from the coding sequence ATGTCGTCTCCGCAGCGCAACAGCGAGATCCCAGCCGGCCCCATCCACCCGATGCCGTTGGTACGGCTGGACCTGATCGTGTTTCGGGTAGAGGCCGACCGCCTCCAAGTGTTGCTGGCCAAGCGGCAGCAGGCGCCGTTCGTGGGAAAGCTGGGGTTGCCAGGGGGAGTGCTCAGAATCGACCTGGATGCTTCACTGGAGGCAGCGGCGCAGCGGGTGGCGCAGGAGCGTCTGGGAACAACCCTGCCTCACGTCAGACAGGTGGTGGCGGTCGGCGGGGCCCAGCGCGACCCACGGGCGCCGTGGGCGATGACGGTGGTGTACCGGGCCGTGCTGAGTGACGAGCTGCCGGTGCAACCGGGAAAGCGCGTGCAGGAATTGCTGTGGGTGGATGCCCATCAGGCCAGCCGGGACGAAAGCCTGGCGTTTGATCATGACCAGTTGGTAGGGCAGGCCATCGCGGGGCTGCGGGCCGAGTTGCTGGCGCTGCAGTTTGCGCCGGGGTTGATGCCCGAGGAGTTCACGCTGCCGCAGCTTCAGGCCCGATGCGAGGCGGTGCTGGGTGCGCCGCTCAACAAGGTGACATTCAGGCGCCGGGTCGAAGAAGCTGGAGCGTTGAAGCAGGTGCCGGGCAAGATGATTGGCGGGGCGCATCGGCCAGCGCAGGTGTGGCGTATCGCGTGA
- a CDS encoding metallophosphoesterase, producing the protein MRLGYDVIGDIHGHADKLEELLKRMGYVRAGSGYRAPQGRQAVFLGDLIDRGPDQARVLSIVRSMVDSGSARCILGNHEFNAIGYLTDDPGKPGEAYRPNRGDTPKALKNREQHAEFLAQVGEGSAKHQDWVRWFRTLPVCLDLDGVRVVHGGWDDGSVAALQSAGWVDGVALDDALLHLVYDEEGAVGKARKRLTCGLELPLPSGRVIRDKAGHEHKDVRVADWRHDATDFSQVALVPPGQEELLHGMDWPAGLELRPIEGSPILIGHHWFQGVPKVECPKLACLDWSAAKDGPLVAYRWDGEDVLSDEKLFWVQA; encoded by the coding sequence ATGAGACTGGGTTATGACGTGATCGGCGACATCCACGGCCATGCCGACAAACTGGAAGAGCTGCTGAAGCGCATGGGCTATGTCCGAGCCGGCTCGGGCTATCGGGCGCCCCAGGGTCGCCAAGCCGTGTTTCTGGGCGATCTGATCGACCGCGGCCCGGATCAAGCGCGCGTGCTCTCGATCGTGCGCTCGATGGTGGATTCAGGCTCGGCGCGTTGCATCTTGGGCAACCATGAGTTCAACGCCATCGGCTACCTGACGGACGATCCAGGCAAACCGGGTGAAGCCTACCGGCCCAACCGGGGCGATACGCCCAAGGCGCTAAAGAACCGCGAGCAACACGCCGAGTTTCTGGCCCAGGTGGGCGAAGGTTCGGCCAAGCACCAGGACTGGGTGCGCTGGTTCCGCACGCTTCCGGTGTGCCTGGACCTGGATGGTGTCCGCGTGGTGCACGGGGGTTGGGACGACGGCTCGGTCGCTGCGCTGCAAAGCGCCGGTTGGGTGGATGGCGTTGCCCTGGACGACGCGCTGCTGCACCTGGTCTATGACGAAGAGGGCGCCGTGGGCAAGGCACGCAAGCGCCTGACCTGCGGGCTGGAGTTGCCCTTGCCATCGGGGCGCGTCATCCGTGACAAGGCTGGCCACGAGCACAAGGATGTGCGGGTGGCCGACTGGCGGCACGATGCGACGGACTTCAGCCAGGTGGCGTTGGTGCCGCCCGGCCAGGAAGAACTTCTGCATGGGATGGACTGGCCTGCCGGCCTGGAGCTTCGTCCCATCGAGGGCTCGCCGATCCTGATCGGGCACCACTGGTTCCAGGGCGTGCCGAAGGTGGAATGCCCCAAACTCGCCTGCCTCGATTGGTCGGCTGCCAAGGACGGGCCGCTGGTCGCCTACCGGTGGGACGGTGAAGATGTGTTGAGCGACGAAAAACTGTTTTGGGTGCAAGCATGA
- a CDS encoding DEAD/DEAH box helicase family protein: MTAPASLIINNAFTEPAQHWVENPDRTLRLEPTRRPAGYEIIDTRENTRRLVALPQVDAIRERVRQWRAAGWPGTTAVTLALLQHWWDEDKVSRRQWPFYFCQLEAVETLIWHAEAAPEFRQGVHVPGDGGGFERLCNKMATGSGKTTVMAMIITWQVLNALIYPKSPRRHSSAIFLVAPGLTVKSRLQVLMPGHPQNYYDLFELCPSEALRQKLNRAAILIENWHTLMPLKEPERSVVKKGQESDEAFTRRVMGKLADYRDVVVINDEAHHAYRKPADIKVSRADAEALGIDLDEATRWIEGLDRIHKTRRIARCYDLSATPFAPTGRTNTEAGLFEWVVSDFGLNDAIEAGLVKTPRVVVRDDALPNAQTLRPKLYHLYREADVADDLNRKAEAHEPLPALVQQAYTLLGADWRAVAANWAAQGHLSPPVMLTVCNRTETAARVEHYFTQGHAQWAELQAPARTLRVDSKVLEKAELGEAATANKDYEARLRAVVETARIDAQEQERWLAPGVKKEEVLRELVDTVGKPGQIGQDLQNVVSVAMLSEGWDAKTVTHIMGLRAFTSQLLCEQVIGRGLRRVAYDIDPDTGLYAPEYVNVFGVPLSVALQPGEGGEPPPPPKPSVQIKSLAERQVFEIKWPNILRVDQVVRPQLVVQWSKVPVLKIDPAQVALTADIAPALGGAADWSQIVTIDLEKLPEEFRLQRLVFKAAQKGFEKLQDQFKGQREYLLFQLVRLVEAFMASDKLEIPSLFHQDPLRQRILFSLHMDAIVGHLMAHVIEQNTLRLEAVFDGDRPVGSTRDMRPWYTTRVAEPTQRSQISHIVVDSGWEKYAANVVEKHPDVAAWAKNDHLGFHILYLWNGTKRKYVPDFLVRYTSGKTLVLEIKGEDSPQDQAKRRALDQWVQAVNAQRGFGTWAWDVVVGSAAGLQDVIAKHAGHVPARVARDDAVTES, translated from the coding sequence ATGACCGCCCCCGCCTCCCTGATCATCAACAACGCCTTCACCGAACCGGCGCAGCACTGGGTGGAGAACCCCGACCGCACGCTGCGGCTGGAGCCCACGCGCCGGCCGGCGGGCTACGAAATCATCGACACGCGCGAGAACACGCGCCGACTGGTGGCGCTGCCGCAGGTGGACGCCATCCGTGAGCGCGTGCGCCAGTGGCGCGCCGCCGGCTGGCCCGGCACCACGGCGGTGACGCTGGCGCTGCTGCAGCACTGGTGGGACGAGGACAAGGTGTCGCGTCGGCAATGGCCGTTCTACTTCTGCCAGTTGGAGGCAGTGGAGACCCTGATCTGGCATGCCGAGGCGGCGCCGGAATTTCGCCAGGGCGTGCATGTGCCGGGCGACGGTGGCGGCTTCGAGCGGCTGTGCAACAAGATGGCCACGGGCAGCGGCAAGACCACGGTGATGGCGATGATCATCACCTGGCAGGTGCTCAATGCCCTGATCTACCCCAAGTCGCCGCGCCGGCATTCGAGCGCCATTTTTCTGGTGGCGCCGGGGCTGACGGTGAAGTCGCGCCTGCAGGTGCTGATGCCGGGGCACCCGCAGAACTATTACGACCTGTTCGAGTTGTGCCCGTCGGAGGCGCTGCGCCAGAAGCTGAACCGGGCGGCGATCCTGATCGAAAACTGGCACACGCTGATGCCACTCAAGGAGCCCGAACGCTCGGTGGTGAAAAAGGGCCAGGAGAGCGACGAAGCCTTCACCCGGCGCGTGATGGGCAAGCTGGCCGACTACCGGGACGTGGTAGTCATCAACGACGAGGCGCACCACGCCTACCGCAAGCCGGCCGACATCAAGGTGAGCCGGGCCGACGCCGAGGCGCTGGGCATCGACCTGGACGAGGCCACGCGCTGGATCGAGGGGCTGGACCGCATTCACAAGACGCGGCGCATTGCGCGCTGCTACGACCTGTCGGCCACGCCGTTTGCGCCGACCGGGCGCACCAATACCGAGGCGGGGCTGTTCGAGTGGGTGGTGTCGGACTTTGGGCTGAACGACGCCATCGAGGCCGGCCTGGTGAAGACCCCGCGCGTGGTGGTGCGCGACGATGCGCTGCCGAACGCGCAGACGCTGCGGCCCAAGCTGTACCACCTGTACCGCGAAGCGGACGTGGCCGATGACCTGAACCGCAAGGCCGAAGCGCACGAGCCGCTGCCGGCGCTGGTGCAGCAGGCCTACACCCTGCTGGGCGCGGATTGGCGCGCGGTGGCGGCCAACTGGGCGGCCCAGGGCCACTTGTCGCCCCCGGTGATGCTGACGGTGTGCAACCGCACCGAGACGGCGGCGCGGGTGGAGCACTACTTCACCCAGGGTCACGCGCAGTGGGCGGAATTGCAGGCGCCCGCGCGCACGCTGCGGGTGGATTCCAAGGTGCTGGAGAAGGCAGAGCTGGGCGAAGCCGCCACGGCCAACAAGGACTACGAGGCGCGCCTGCGCGCTGTGGTGGAAACCGCCCGCATCGACGCGCAGGAGCAGGAGCGCTGGCTGGCGCCCGGCGTAAAGAAGGAGGAGGTGCTGCGGGAGCTGGTGGACACCGTGGGCAAGCCGGGCCAGATCGGCCAAGACTTGCAGAACGTGGTGTCGGTGGCCATGCTGTCGGAAGGCTGGGACGCCAAGACGGTGACGCACATCATGGGCCTGCGCGCCTTTACCAGCCAGTTGCTGTGCGAGCAGGTGATTGGCCGTGGCCTGCGCCGCGTGGCCTACGACATCGACCCCGACACCGGCTTGTATGCGCCGGAGTATGTGAACGTGTTCGGCGTGCCCCTGTCGGTGGCCCTGCAGCCCGGTGAAGGCGGCGAGCCGCCGCCGCCGCCCAAGCCCAGCGTGCAGATCAAGTCGCTGGCCGAGCGGCAGGTGTTCGAGATCAAGTGGCCCAACATCCTGCGCGTGGATCAGGTGGTGCGCCCGCAGTTGGTGGTGCAGTGGAGCAAGGTGCCGGTGCTCAAGATCGACCCGGCGCAGGTGGCGCTGACGGCGGACATTGCGCCGGCACTGGGCGGCGCGGCGGACTGGAGCCAGATCGTCACCATCGACCTGGAAAAGCTGCCGGAGGAGTTTCGCCTGCAACGCCTGGTGTTCAAGGCGGCGCAGAAGGGGTTCGAGAAGCTGCAGGATCAGTTCAAGGGGCAGCGCGAGTACCTGCTGTTCCAGCTGGTGCGGCTGGTGGAAGCCTTCATGGCATCGGACAAGCTGGAGATTCCATCGCTGTTCCACCAGGACCCGCTGCGCCAGCGCATTTTGTTTTCGCTGCACATGGACGCCATCGTGGGGCACCTGATGGCGCATGTGATCGAGCAGAACACGCTGCGGCTGGAGGCCGTGTTCGACGGCGACCGCCCGGTGGGCAGCACGCGCGACATGCGCCCCTGGTACACCACCCGCGTGGCCGAGCCGACACAACGCAGCCAGATCAGCCACATCGTGGTGGACAGCGGCTGGGAAAAGTACGCCGCCAACGTGGTCGAAAAACACCCCGACGTGGCGGCCTGGGCAAAGAACGACCACCTGGGCTTTCACATCCTGTACCTGTGGAACGGCACCAAGCGCAAGTACGTGCCGGATTTTCTGGTGCGCTACACATCCGGCAAAACGCTGGTGCTGGAGATCAAGGGCGAGGATTCACCGCAGGATCAGGCCAAGCGGCGCGCGCTGGACCAGTGGGTGCAGGCCGTGAATGCGCAGCGCGGCTTTGGCACCTGGGCGTGGGATGTGGTGGTGGGCAGCGCGGCGGGGCTGCAGGATGTGATTGCCAAGCACGCGGGACACGTGCCGGCCCGCGTGGCGCGTGACGACGCCGTGACCGAATCCTGA
- a CDS encoding site-specific DNA-methyltransferase produces MVTTGRRTQVVAGFSDKKVYVVQTNATIGERCLLMTTDPGDLVLDPTCGSGTTAYVAEKWGRRWITCDTSRVAITLAKQRLMTASFDYFALRYPHEGLRGGFIYKTVPHVTLKSIANNAEIDAIYERLHPAIAAALLDLNAALKAHAPAAPFAVTEGARKGQKLVLGGQGQDLQEWEVPFERPADWAPALDAPLQAFHTARQKMQAEMDRSIASNADSETLYDQPERDKAKLRVCGPFTVEAVPFPSVLSLEELPAQTGQALDANLTDMSIARSGHTSRQHAWRDELLKTGIRGKGGQMLRFAELEVLPGTQHLHASGHLVESSEAGGLGGARVVVSFGPEHGALEQRQVERALNEAAELFPRPKMIVFCAFTFDPEAAKDIDALKGITALKVQMNTDLLTEDLKKARSSNQSFWLMGQPDVLLTPTKGGLWQVEVNGFDYFDTVKGELVSGGKGKIAAWSLDTDYDGRSLFPHQVFFPMAGRDEGWMKLKKDIRAELDEARLQAFTGTVSLPFAAGGNRMVAVKIVDDRGIESLKLMALPEATGASA; encoded by the coding sequence TTGGTAACAACGGGCAGACGGACACAGGTGGTAGCTGGCTTCTCTGACAAAAAAGTCTACGTGGTGCAAACCAATGCCACGATCGGAGAACGCTGCCTCCTCATGACCACCGACCCCGGCGACCTCGTGCTCGATCCCACCTGCGGATCGGGAACCACCGCCTATGTCGCCGAGAAATGGGGCCGCCGCTGGATCACCTGCGACACCTCCCGAGTAGCGATCACCCTGGCCAAGCAGCGGCTGATGACGGCCAGCTTTGATTACTTTGCCCTGCGCTACCCGCACGAGGGGCTGCGCGGCGGCTTCATCTACAAGACGGTGCCGCATGTCACGCTCAAAAGCATTGCCAACAATGCCGAGATCGACGCGATCTACGAGCGCCTGCACCCGGCCATCGCCGCGGCGCTGCTTGACTTGAACGCCGCGCTGAAGGCCCACGCCCCGGCCGCACCCTTTGCCGTGACCGAGGGCGCGCGCAAGGGGCAGAAGCTGGTGCTGGGCGGCCAGGGCCAGGACTTGCAGGAATGGGAAGTGCCCTTCGAGCGGCCCGCAGACTGGGCGCCGGCGCTGGACGCACCGCTGCAAGCCTTCCACACCGCGCGCCAGAAGATGCAGGCCGAGATGGACCGCAGCATCGCCAGCAACGCCGACAGCGAAACGCTGTACGACCAGCCCGAGCGCGACAAGGCCAAGCTGCGGGTGTGCGGCCCGTTCACGGTGGAGGCCGTACCCTTCCCCTCCGTGCTATCACTTGAAGAGCTGCCGGCGCAGACTGGGCAAGCGCTGGACGCCAATTTGACTGATATGAGCATTGCCCGCAGCGGCCACACCAGCCGCCAGCACGCCTGGCGCGACGAGTTGCTGAAGACCGGCATTCGCGGCAAGGGCGGGCAGATGCTGCGCTTTGCCGAGCTGGAGGTGCTGCCCGGCACCCAGCACCTGCACGCCAGCGGCCACCTGGTGGAGTCAAGCGAGGCCGGCGGCCTGGGGGGCGCACGCGTGGTGGTGAGCTTTGGCCCCGAGCATGGCGCGCTGGAGCAGCGCCAGGTGGAGCGGGCGCTGAACGAGGCGGCCGAGCTGTTTCCGCGGCCGAAGATGATCGTGTTCTGCGCCTTCACCTTCGACCCCGAGGCGGCCAAGGACATCGACGCGCTGAAGGGCATCACCGCGCTGAAGGTGCAGATGAACACCGACCTGCTGACGGAGGACTTGAAAAAGGCGCGCAGCAGCAACCAGAGCTTCTGGCTGATGGGCCAGCCGGACGTGCTGCTGACACCGACCAAGGGCGGGCTGTGGCAGGTGGAGGTGAACGGCTTCGACTACTTCGACACCGTCAAGGGCGAGCTGGTGTCGGGCGGCAAGGGCAAGATCGCCGCCTGGTCGCTGGACACGGACTACGACGGGCGCAGCCTGTTCCCGCACCAGGTGTTCTTTCCGATGGCGGGCCGGGACGAGGGCTGGATGAAGCTGAAAAAGGACATCCGCGCCGAGCTGGACGAGGCGCGGCTGCAGGCTTTCACCGGCACCGTGTCGCTGCCCTTCGCGGCGGGCGGCAACCGCATGGTGGCGGTGAAGATCGTGGACGACCGGGGCATCGAGTCGCTGAAGCTGATGGCGCTGCCCGAGGCCACAGGCGCATCGGCCTGA
- a CDS encoding putative molybdenum carrier protein: MAENSKFVPVLTVLAEPGPAYIWVVRSPDEGGVGGNMCSLMGWDDSFPMSHGLWQKFDDWAWEFDQVLSEGGYFQIPDDWDWLAFHARGLQLSRWLKDEVGGAYRVVYLKYGSDPNRSLSERTEVLADGSLLPLLPFLGPFPEPARFCRHIVSGGQTGADRAALDFAIENGYTHGGWAPAGRQAEDGTIPLKYQLTVLPEGGYLERTRRNVEDSDGTLVVNLGELDGETLVTQQFAEALGKPHLVIQLAGGITAEAANDVLVWLRDHEIKTLNIAGPRESKRPGAYGLTFELLAAMHRSSS; encoded by the coding sequence ATGGCTGAGAACAGCAAATTTGTACCGGTTCTGACGGTGCTGGCGGAACCAGGTCCGGCGTACATCTGGGTCGTGCGGTCCCCTGATGAAGGTGGCGTGGGGGGCAACATGTGTTCTCTGATGGGATGGGACGACAGCTTTCCCATGTCGCACGGCTTGTGGCAAAAGTTCGATGATTGGGCTTGGGAGTTCGACCAAGTCCTCAGTGAGGGCGGATATTTCCAGATACCCGATGATTGGGACTGGCTGGCTTTTCATGCCCGAGGGTTACAGCTCTCCCGATGGTTGAAGGATGAAGTCGGCGGCGCGTATCGGGTGGTTTACCTCAAGTACGGGAGCGACCCCAACCGCAGTCTGAGCGAACGTACCGAAGTCCTTGCGGACGGATCACTGCTGCCGCTACTGCCCTTTCTCGGCCCTTTTCCTGAGCCCGCACGCTTTTGCAGACACATCGTGTCGGGCGGGCAGACCGGCGCTGATCGCGCGGCCCTGGACTTCGCCATCGAAAATGGCTACACCCATGGCGGCTGGGCACCCGCGGGGCGACAAGCCGAGGATGGAACGATCCCGCTGAAGTATCAGCTCACCGTCCTGCCGGAGGGCGGCTACCTCGAACGCACACGGCGCAACGTCGAAGACAGCGACGGCACGCTCGTCGTCAATCTTGGTGAACTCGATGGCGAGACGCTGGTGACGCAGCAGTTTGCCGAAGCTCTGGGCAAACCCCATCTCGTCATCCAGTTGGCGGGAGGGATCACAGCCGAAGCAGCAAACGATGTGCTGGTTTGGTTGCGTGACCATGAGATCAAGACCCTGAATATTGCAGGCCCCAGGGAAAGCAAACGTCCCGGAGCCTACGGATTGACCTTCGAGTTGCTTGCTGCGATGCACCGTTCATCAAGTTAG
- a CDS encoding DMT family transporter codes for MQAAWMIAASLFFASMGVCIKFASDAFGPLEVVFYRGVISVVFIGFLARSRGVSLRTHVPMMHVWRNVVGVASLVAWFYAIANLPLSTAITLNYMSGIWIAAFVIGGTLALGKLADVRRQGPLILTVMLGFGGVVLLLRPTLEQNQLFAGLVGLLGSLMAALAYMQVAALGRVGEPETRTVFYFSLAALLAGGLGMLAFGAHSLATRQALWLLPMGVLAALGQLCMTRAYTHGSTIVVANLQYSGIVFGALFGLTLFGDHIPPLGWLGMALIIACGMAATVLRARALPTAPAEEF; via the coding sequence ATGCAAGCCGCGTGGATGATCGCCGCCTCGCTGTTCTTCGCCAGCATGGGCGTGTGCATCAAGTTCGCCTCCGACGCGTTCGGCCCGCTGGAGGTGGTGTTCTACCGCGGCGTCATCAGCGTGGTCTTCATCGGCTTTCTGGCGCGCTCGCGCGGCGTCAGCCTGCGCACCCACGTGCCCATGATGCACGTGTGGCGCAACGTGGTGGGCGTGGCCTCGCTGGTGGCCTGGTTCTACGCCATCGCCAACCTGCCGCTGTCCACCGCCATCACGCTCAACTACATGAGCGGCATCTGGATCGCCGCCTTCGTCATCGGCGGCACCCTGGCCCTGGGCAAGCTGGCCGACGTGCGCCGCCAGGGCCCGCTGATCCTGACGGTGATGCTGGGCTTCGGCGGCGTGGTGCTGCTGCTGCGCCCCACGCTGGAGCAAAACCAGCTGTTCGCCGGCCTGGTCGGCCTGCTGGGCAGCCTGATGGCGGCGCTGGCCTACATGCAGGTGGCCGCCCTGGGCCGCGTGGGCGAGCCCGAGACGCGCACGGTGTTCTATTTCTCGCTGGCCGCGCTGCTGGCCGGCGGCCTGGGCATGCTGGCCTTCGGCGCGCACAGCCTGGCCACCCGGCAGGCGCTGTGGCTGCTGCCCATGGGCGTGCTGGCCGCCCTGGGCCAGCTGTGCATGACGCGTGCCTACACCCACGGCTCGACCATCGTGGTGGCCAATCTGCAATACTCGGGCATCGTGTTCGGCGCGCTGTTCGGCCTGACCCTGTTTGGCGACCACATCCCGCCGCTGGGCTGGCTGGGCATGGCACTCATCATCGCCTGCGGCATGGCCGCCACCGTGCTGCGCGCCCGCGCCCTGCCCACCGCCCCGGCCGAGGAGTTCTGA
- a CDS encoding BrnT family toxin, which translates to MRLIWDEAKRASNLAKHGLDFANAHWVLDSAYRLDVEVVRDGELRWLSFSYVAEVLAVLTLVHTEREDAVRVISFRPASSEESEVYLDWLESE; encoded by the coding sequence ATGCGCCTGATCTGGGACGAAGCCAAGCGCGCCTCCAACCTGGCCAAGCACGGCCTGGACTTTGCCAACGCACACTGGGTGCTCGATTCGGCCTATCGCCTGGATGTGGAGGTGGTGCGCGATGGTGAGCTGCGGTGGTTGTCGTTTTCGTACGTGGCCGAGGTGCTGGCGGTGCTGACGCTGGTGCACACCGAACGCGAAGACGCCGTACGCGTGATCAGTTTTCGCCCGGCAAGCAGTGAAGAAAGCGAGGTGTACCTTGACTGGCTTGAAAGTGAATGA